A stretch of Pseudomonas sp. FeN3W DNA encodes these proteins:
- the tnpA gene encoding IS200/IS605 family transposase — translation MEISSLKTVNHSAYRLYYHLVLVMKYRHKCLNSAMLMRMEELFGDLLVKWDGRLVEFGGEGDHVHLLFETAPTTKLSDLVKNLKSVTARKMRQEFAEELAPYYWKPYFWNHAYALISVGGRANIETLLKYIENQDDPRKLG, via the coding sequence GTGGAGATTTCAAGCCTTAAAACCGTCAATCACAGTGCTTACAGGCTCTATTACCATTTGGTGTTGGTAATGAAGTATCGGCACAAGTGCCTGAACTCAGCCATGCTAATGCGCATGGAGGAGTTATTTGGCGACCTGCTGGTCAAATGGGATGGTCGCCTGGTGGAATTTGGTGGTGAAGGTGACCACGTACACCTACTGTTCGAAACAGCACCGACCACCAAATTGTCAGACCTGGTGAAGAACCTGAAATCGGTGACGGCACGCAAAATGCGGCAGGAGTTTGCGGAAGAGCTGGCGCCCTATTATTGGAAGCCCTATTTCTGGAATCACGCCTACGCGTTAATCAGTGTCGGCGGCAGAGCCAATATCGAAACCTTGCTGAAGTACATCGAAAACCAAGATGATCCTCGCAAGCTCGGATAG